AGCAATAACTGGGGGCGGAGATGGAATCTTGACTTTGGCAATGCCTAGTGGAGTTTGAACCTCCTCGATACCCGATGGCATCGTTTTGCTAATCTCATACGCGAAAACTTCGCCAATTCGCTCTAGGTTTCTTCTAAATCTGAGGCTGTCGCCTTGGATGTTAACATCCCGAAGTTCAGCTATAAACTGGTTTAGGAGAGAACTTTGCTCCCCAAGATTGATGACCATATTTTTTTGTTGTAAAAAATCCTCCAAAGGTATTAATTTCTTGCTGCATCCATCTTGATGGTGTTAGATTGTAAGGTTTTCTAAGATAATTTCACCTAAAGGAGGCCCTCGTCAGCGAAGCTGAAGTATTGCCCATGTGCTACAATCACGTGGTCGAGCAGCTGGATGTCGAAGGTTGCCGCTGCGTGCTTAAGCTTTTCTGTGATGTTTTTATCCGCATCAGAAGGAAATCTGTTTCCCGAAGGGTGGTTGTGTATGGCGATGATGCCGCTAGCAAGGTTGTCTAGTGCTAGCTTCATGATAATGCGGATGTCGGTTACTGTGCCGCTCATGCCACCCTGAGATATCCGGTGCTTGTCGAGAATCTTATTGGAGCGATTGAGGTACATCACCCAGAACTCTTCGTGAGGGAGGTCGGCAAGTAGCGGCTGGAATATCTCTGCAACATCGCTGCTGGCGGAGATGCGCTTGCGTTCGAGGGGTTCTACGACGCTTCGGCGTCGACCAAGTTCGAGTGCTGCAACAATGGCAATGGCTCGTGCTTCCCCAATCCCCTTTACTTTGCAAAGGTCTTTTATGGATTGTTTTCCGAGCTCGGCAAGGTTGTTGTTGCAGCCGTAAAGTATCCGCTTTGCAACCTCTACAGCTGTTTCGTCTTTAGTTCCGGAACCGATAAGAATAGCTAAGATTTCGGCATCGCCAAGGGCAGAAATGCCTTTGGCG
This window of the uncultured Acetobacteroides sp. genome carries:
- the radC gene encoding DNA repair protein RadC, which translates into the protein MNDSYISKKLSIKEWSVEDRPREKLLAKGISALGDAEILAILIGSGTKDETAVEVAKRILYGCNNNLAELGKQSIKDLCKVKGIGEARAIAIVAALELGRRRSVVEPLERKRISASSDVAEIFQPLLADLPHEEFWVMYLNRSNKILDKHRISQGGMSGTVTDIRIIMKLALDNLASGIIAIHNHPSGNRFPSDADKNITEKLKHAAATFDIQLLDHVIVAHGQYFSFADEGLL